In Rhea pennata isolate bPtePen1 chromosome 13, bPtePen1.pri, whole genome shotgun sequence, the following proteins share a genomic window:
- the E2F4 gene encoding transcription factor E2F4 isoform X1 translates to MAECGPQPPGGGSGSGSGAAGAPSRHEKSLGLLTTKFVSLLQEAKDGVLDLKLAADTLAVRQKRRIYDITNVLEGIGLIEKKSKNSIQWKGVGPGCNTREIAHKLIELKADIEDLEQREQELEQQKMWVQQSIKNVTEDVQNSRLAYVTHEDICKCFTGDTLLAIRAPSGTRLEVPIPEGMNGQKKYQIHLKSTSGPIDVLLVNKDAWSSPPVVLPVPPPEDLIQCQPVMPSKPQIPPLAHFHEASVPSSTQPSTPTPTSTQDHSPPTQKATSTECSVSVAESKNSGDFDPLSSMSAPASQTAGLDTQPLQSSASLDSGSILTNPSTSFEPIKPDSTGILELPKELSEMFDPTRECMNSELLEELMSSEVFAPLLRLSPPPGDHDYIYNLDESEGVCDLFDVPVLNL, encoded by the exons AGTGTGGGCCGCAGCCCCCTGGGGgtgggagcgggagcgggagcggggctgcgggggcgcCGAGCCGGCATGAGAAGAGCCTGGGGCTACTGACCACCAAATTTGTTTCGCTGCTGCAGGAGGCCAAGGACGGCGTGCTCGATCTCAAGCTG gctgcagaTACGTTGGCAGTGCGGCAGAAACGACGAATATACGATATCACAAACGTCCTGGAAGGCATTGGGCTGATCGAGAAGAAATCGAAGAACAGTATCCAATGGAA AGGGGTGGGTCCTGGCTGCAACACACGTGAAATAGCTCACAAACTTATCGAGCTGAAGGCAGATATAGAAGACCTGGAGCAGCGGGAacaggagctggagcagcagaaGATGTGGGTCCAACAGAGCAtcaaaaatgttacagaagaCGTGCAGAACAGTCG ATTAGCATATGTGACGCATGAAGATATCTGCAAGTGCTTCACAG GAGATACCCTCCTTGCAATTCGAGCCCCGTCAGGCACGCGTTTAGAGGTTCCCATCCCTGAG GGCATGAATGGGCAGAAGAAATATCAGATCCATCTGAAGAGCACAAGTGGTCCAATTGATGTCCTCTTAGTAAACAAAGATGCTTGGAGTTCTCCTCCCGTAGTGCTACCTGTCCCTCCCCCTGAAGACCTCATTCAGTGCCAGCCAGTTATGCCCTCAAAACCACAGATACCACCGCTTGCCCACTTCCATGAGGCATCTGttcccagcagcacccagccctCCACACCAACACCTACCAGCACTCAGGACCACAGCCCTCCCACACAGAAAGCTACTAGCACAG AATGCAGTGTGTCAGTGGCAGAGTCCAAGAACAGTGGTGACTTTGACCCTCTCAGCTCTATGTCTGCACCGGCCAGCCAGACAGCTGGGTTAGATACTCAGCCACTGCAGTCTTCTGCCTCACTGGACAGTGGCTCCATCCTAACCAACCCCTCTACCTCCTTTGAGCCGATCAAACCAGATTCCACAGGAA TACTGGAACTTCCCAAAGAGCTCTCGGAGATGTTTGATCCAACAAGAG AATGTATGAACTCTGAGTTACTGGAAGAGCTGATGTCATCTGAAG tgtTTGCCCCGTTGCTCcgcctctctcctcctcctggaGATCATGACTACATCTATAACCTGGATGAGAGTGAAGGCGTCTGTGACCTCTTTGATGTGCCTGTCCTCAACCTCTGA
- the E2F4 gene encoding transcription factor E2F4 isoform X2, translating to MWVQQSIKNVTEDVQNSRLAYVTHEDICKCFTGDTLLAIRAPSGTRLEVPIPEGMNGQKKYQIHLKSTSGPIDVLLVNKDAWSSPPVVLPVPPPEDLIQCQPVMPSKPQIPPLAHFHEASVPSSTQPSTPTPTSTQDHSPPTQKATSTECSVSVAESKNSGDFDPLSSMSAPASQTAGLDTQPLQSSASLDSGSILTNPSTSFEPIKPDSTGILELPKELSEMFDPTRECMNSELLEELMSSEVFAPLLRLSPPPGDHDYIYNLDESEGVCDLFDVPVLNL from the exons ATGTGGGTCCAACAGAGCAtcaaaaatgttacagaagaCGTGCAGAACAGTCG ATTAGCATATGTGACGCATGAAGATATCTGCAAGTGCTTCACAG GAGATACCCTCCTTGCAATTCGAGCCCCGTCAGGCACGCGTTTAGAGGTTCCCATCCCTGAG GGCATGAATGGGCAGAAGAAATATCAGATCCATCTGAAGAGCACAAGTGGTCCAATTGATGTCCTCTTAGTAAACAAAGATGCTTGGAGTTCTCCTCCCGTAGTGCTACCTGTCCCTCCCCCTGAAGACCTCATTCAGTGCCAGCCAGTTATGCCCTCAAAACCACAGATACCACCGCTTGCCCACTTCCATGAGGCATCTGttcccagcagcacccagccctCCACACCAACACCTACCAGCACTCAGGACCACAGCCCTCCCACACAGAAAGCTACTAGCACAG AATGCAGTGTGTCAGTGGCAGAGTCCAAGAACAGTGGTGACTTTGACCCTCTCAGCTCTATGTCTGCACCGGCCAGCCAGACAGCTGGGTTAGATACTCAGCCACTGCAGTCTTCTGCCTCACTGGACAGTGGCTCCATCCTAACCAACCCCTCTACCTCCTTTGAGCCGATCAAACCAGATTCCACAGGAA TACTGGAACTTCCCAAAGAGCTCTCGGAGATGTTTGATCCAACAAGAG AATGTATGAACTCTGAGTTACTGGAAGAGCTGATGTCATCTGAAG tgtTTGCCCCGTTGCTCcgcctctctcctcctcctggaGATCATGACTACATCTATAACCTGGATGAGAGTGAAGGCGTCTGTGACCTCTTTGATGTGCCTGTCCTCAACCTCTGA
- the ELMO3 gene encoding engulfment and cell motility protein 3 isoform X1 produces the protein MAPPKDVVKIAIQMVGAIPQLIELQQRKPLASVLKDICDVWSLPNPEHYALQYADGRQTYITESNRGEIKNGSILWLTTSPDQEAERLYSGIQSNNLDVKSDSLKRLASLSQDVTFAQEFISRNGLKQIFSVVEEGNDTGEILAHTLKAFMELMEHDFVSWETLSAAFIKKIVSYVNMNALDASVQQLSLSILENMVLSSRLLFELVRKEVTVDRLLTHLQVTNTQLQLKAMALLIALLLGATDAERRDMMDYLRERNIRQFIHKNIIHSSEPLGDEMAHYLYVLQSISLNLHERRMKTPMDPYSQEQRELLQSLRQTAFESESETPTSNFSTERRRSLCAKEFRKLGFVNNSNPAQDLYRAPPGLLALDNMVYFSRHTPNAYSRFVLENSSREDKHECPFARSSIQLTLILCEILHVGEPCSETAQAFYPMFFGQDHFFEELFCICIQLVNKTWKEMRATQEDFDKVLQVVREQITRTLSLKPTSLELFKTRVNVLNYSEILKLRQTERLHQEETLSVPVLELRERLKPELLELIRQQRLLRLCEGTLFRKISSRRRQDKLWYCRLSPNHKVLHYGDVEEGVHSPPIESLPEKIPVADMKALLVGKECPHTKEKSSGKQNKDVLELAFSIVYDVEEYCLNFIAPTRYEFCLWTDGLNMLLGKEMTSERTQTDLDVLLSMELKLRLLDLENISIPDTPPPVPKPPSNLNFCYDFSHAEQ, from the exons ATGGCGCCGCCCAAGGACGTGGTGAAGATCGCCATCCAGATGGTGGGCGCCATCCCGCAGCTCATTGAGCTTCAGCAG AGAAAGCCCCTGGCCTCCGTGCTCAAGGACATCTGTGACGT GTGGAGCCTACCTAACCCAGAGCACTATGCCCTGCAGTACGCGGATGGGCGCCAGACATATATCACTGAGTCA AATCGTGGGGAGATTAAGAATGGAAGCATTTTATGGCTGACCACCTCTCCG GATCAAGAAGCAGAAAGGTTGTACAGTGGGATCCAGAGCAACAACTTGGATGTCAAGTCTGACTCACTGAAGAGGCTTGCAAGCCTTTCCCAAGATGTTACCTTTGCTCAGGAGTTCATCAGCAGAAATGGcttgaaacagattttctctGTTGTGGAAGAGGGGAATGA TACAGGGGAGATACTAGCTCACACCCTGAAGGCCTTCATGGAGCTGATGGAGCATGATTTTGTTTCCTGGGAGACACTTAGCGCAGCCTTCATCAAAAAG ATAGTGAGTTATGTCAACATGAATGCACTGGATGCCTCTGTCCAGCAGCTCTCCTTGTCAATCTTGGAGAACATGGTACTCAGCAGTCGCCTCCTTTTTGAGCTAGTCAGAAAAGAAGTGACTGTGGATCGTCTTCTTACCCACCTGCAGGT GACAAATACTCAGTTGCAGCTGAAGGCGATGGCCCTGCTCATTGCGCTGCTGCTGGGTGCTACCGATGCTGAGAGACGG GATATGATGGACTACCTGAGGGAGAGGAACATCAGGCAGTTTATCCACAAG AACATCATCCACAGCTCGGAGCCACTGGGGGACGAGATGGCCCATTACCTGTATGTGCTGCAGTCCATCAGCCTCAACCTGCATGAGCGCCGCATGAAGACCCCCATGGATCCCTATTCACAG gAACAGCGGGAGCTCCTCCAGTCACTGCGCCAAACTGCCTTTGAGTCAGAGAGCGAGACGCCCACCAGCAACTTCAGCACTGAGCGCCGGCGCTCCCTGTGTGCCAAGGAATTCCGCAAGCTGGGGTTTGTG AACAACAGCAACCCAGCACAGGACCTGTACCGTGCCCCCCCGGGACTCCTTGCCCTTGACAACATGGTGTATTTCTCCAGGCATACCCCCAATGCCTACAGCAGG TTTGTGCTTGAGAACAGCAGTCGTGAAGACAAACATGAATGCCCATTTGCTCGGAGCAGCATCCAGCTCACCCTGATCCTCTGCGAGATCCTGCACGTGGGAGAGCCAT GCTCGGAGACGGCTCAGGCCTTTTACCCTATGTTCTTCGGGCAGGACCATTTTTTTGAAGAGCTTTTCTGCATCTGCATCCAGCTGGTAAACAAGACCTGGAAAGAGATGCGTGCTACCCAAGAGGACTTTGACAAG GTGCTACAGGTGGTGCGGGAGCAGATCACCAGGACCCTGTCCCTCAAGCCCACCTCCCTGGAGCTATTCAAGACTAGAGTGAATGTGCTGAACTACAGTGAGATCCTGAAGCTGCGGCAGACGGAGCGGCTGCACCAGGAGGAGACGCTGTCTGTGCCTGTGCT AGAGTTGCGTGAGAGGCTGAAGcctgagctgctggagctgaTACGACAGCAGCGTCTGCTGCGTCTCTGTGAGGGCACCCTCTTCCGCAAGATCAGCAGCCGCCGTAGGCAGG ataaGCTGTGGTACTGCCGCCTGTCACCCAACCACAAGGTGCTGCACTATGGGGATGTGGAGGAGGGGGTGCACTCTCCCCCCATTGAGAGCCTGCCAGAAAAAA TTCCCGTGGCAGACATGAAGGCACTGCTTGTTGGAAAGGAGTGTCCACACACGAAGGAGAAGAGCTCTGGGAAGCAGAACAAG GATGTCCTGGAACTTGCCTTCTCCATTGTGTATGATGTGGAAGAATACTGTCTGAACTTCATTGCCCCCACACGATATGAG TTCTGCCTCTGGACAGATGGGCTGAACATGCTCCTGGGCAAGGAGATGACGAGTGAGCGAACACAGACAGATCTTGATGTCTTGCTGTCGATGGAACTCAAGCTGCGGCTCCTGGACCTGGAGAACATCAGCATCCCTGACACCCCCCCTCCTGTCCCGAAGCCCCCCAGCAACTTAAACTTCTGCTATGACTTCAGCCATGCAGAGCAGTGA
- the ELMO3 gene encoding engulfment and cell motility protein 3 isoform X2 has translation MAPPKDVVKIAIQMVGAIPQLIELQQRKPLASVLKDICDVWSLPNPEHYALQYADGRQTYITESNRGEIKNGSILWLTTSPDQEAERLYSGIQSNNLDVKSDSLKRLASLSQDVTFAQEFISRNGLKQIFSVVEEGNDTGEILAHTLKAFMELMEHDFVSWETLSAAFIKKIVSYVNMNALDASVQQLSLSILENMVLSSRLLFELVRKEVTVDRLLTHLQVTNTQLQLKAMALLIALLLGATDAERRDMMDYLRERNIRQFIHKEQRELLQSLRQTAFESESETPTSNFSTERRRSLCAKEFRKLGFVNNSNPAQDLYRAPPGLLALDNMVYFSRHTPNAYSRFVLENSSREDKHECPFARSSIQLTLILCEILHVGEPCSETAQAFYPMFFGQDHFFEELFCICIQLVNKTWKEMRATQEDFDKVLQVVREQITRTLSLKPTSLELFKTRVNVLNYSEILKLRQTERLHQEETLSVPVLELRERLKPELLELIRQQRLLRLCEGTLFRKISSRRRQDKLWYCRLSPNHKVLHYGDVEEGVHSPPIESLPEKIPVADMKALLVGKECPHTKEKSSGKQNKDVLELAFSIVYDVEEYCLNFIAPTRYEFCLWTDGLNMLLGKEMTSERTQTDLDVLLSMELKLRLLDLENISIPDTPPPVPKPPSNLNFCYDFSHAEQ, from the exons ATGGCGCCGCCCAAGGACGTGGTGAAGATCGCCATCCAGATGGTGGGCGCCATCCCGCAGCTCATTGAGCTTCAGCAG AGAAAGCCCCTGGCCTCCGTGCTCAAGGACATCTGTGACGT GTGGAGCCTACCTAACCCAGAGCACTATGCCCTGCAGTACGCGGATGGGCGCCAGACATATATCACTGAGTCA AATCGTGGGGAGATTAAGAATGGAAGCATTTTATGGCTGACCACCTCTCCG GATCAAGAAGCAGAAAGGTTGTACAGTGGGATCCAGAGCAACAACTTGGATGTCAAGTCTGACTCACTGAAGAGGCTTGCAAGCCTTTCCCAAGATGTTACCTTTGCTCAGGAGTTCATCAGCAGAAATGGcttgaaacagattttctctGTTGTGGAAGAGGGGAATGA TACAGGGGAGATACTAGCTCACACCCTGAAGGCCTTCATGGAGCTGATGGAGCATGATTTTGTTTCCTGGGAGACACTTAGCGCAGCCTTCATCAAAAAG ATAGTGAGTTATGTCAACATGAATGCACTGGATGCCTCTGTCCAGCAGCTCTCCTTGTCAATCTTGGAGAACATGGTACTCAGCAGTCGCCTCCTTTTTGAGCTAGTCAGAAAAGAAGTGACTGTGGATCGTCTTCTTACCCACCTGCAGGT GACAAATACTCAGTTGCAGCTGAAGGCGATGGCCCTGCTCATTGCGCTGCTGCTGGGTGCTACCGATGCTGAGAGACGG GATATGATGGACTACCTGAGGGAGAGGAACATCAGGCAGTTTATCCACAAG gAACAGCGGGAGCTCCTCCAGTCACTGCGCCAAACTGCCTTTGAGTCAGAGAGCGAGACGCCCACCAGCAACTTCAGCACTGAGCGCCGGCGCTCCCTGTGTGCCAAGGAATTCCGCAAGCTGGGGTTTGTG AACAACAGCAACCCAGCACAGGACCTGTACCGTGCCCCCCCGGGACTCCTTGCCCTTGACAACATGGTGTATTTCTCCAGGCATACCCCCAATGCCTACAGCAGG TTTGTGCTTGAGAACAGCAGTCGTGAAGACAAACATGAATGCCCATTTGCTCGGAGCAGCATCCAGCTCACCCTGATCCTCTGCGAGATCCTGCACGTGGGAGAGCCAT GCTCGGAGACGGCTCAGGCCTTTTACCCTATGTTCTTCGGGCAGGACCATTTTTTTGAAGAGCTTTTCTGCATCTGCATCCAGCTGGTAAACAAGACCTGGAAAGAGATGCGTGCTACCCAAGAGGACTTTGACAAG GTGCTACAGGTGGTGCGGGAGCAGATCACCAGGACCCTGTCCCTCAAGCCCACCTCCCTGGAGCTATTCAAGACTAGAGTGAATGTGCTGAACTACAGTGAGATCCTGAAGCTGCGGCAGACGGAGCGGCTGCACCAGGAGGAGACGCTGTCTGTGCCTGTGCT AGAGTTGCGTGAGAGGCTGAAGcctgagctgctggagctgaTACGACAGCAGCGTCTGCTGCGTCTCTGTGAGGGCACCCTCTTCCGCAAGATCAGCAGCCGCCGTAGGCAGG ataaGCTGTGGTACTGCCGCCTGTCACCCAACCACAAGGTGCTGCACTATGGGGATGTGGAGGAGGGGGTGCACTCTCCCCCCATTGAGAGCCTGCCAGAAAAAA TTCCCGTGGCAGACATGAAGGCACTGCTTGTTGGAAAGGAGTGTCCACACACGAAGGAGAAGAGCTCTGGGAAGCAGAACAAG GATGTCCTGGAACTTGCCTTCTCCATTGTGTATGATGTGGAAGAATACTGTCTGAACTTCATTGCCCCCACACGATATGAG TTCTGCCTCTGGACAGATGGGCTGAACATGCTCCTGGGCAAGGAGATGACGAGTGAGCGAACACAGACAGATCTTGATGTCTTGCTGTCGATGGAACTCAAGCTGCGGCTCCTGGACCTGGAGAACATCAGCATCCCTGACACCCCCCCTCCTGTCCCGAAGCCCCCCAGCAACTTAAACTTCTGCTATGACTTCAGCCATGCAGAGCAGTGA
- the ELMO3 gene encoding engulfment and cell motility protein 3 isoform X3, translating to MAPPKDVVKIAIQMVGAIPQLIELQQRKPLASVLKDICDVWSLPNPEHYALQYADGRQTYITESNRGEIKNGSILWLTTSPDQEAERLYSGIQSNNLDVKSDSLKRLASLSQDVTFAQEFISRNGLKQIFSVVEEGNDTGEILAHTLKAFMELMEHDFVSWETLSAAFIKKIVSYVNMNALDASVQQLSLSILENMVLSSRLLFELVRKEVTVDRLLTHLQVTNTQLQLKAMALLIALLLGATDAERRDMMDYLRERNIRQFIHKNIIHSSEPLGDEMAHYLYVLQSISLNLHERRMKTPMDPYSQEQRELLQSLRQTAFESESETPTSNFSTERRRSLCAKEFRKLGFVNNSNPAQDLYRAPPGLLALDNMVYFSRHTPNAYSRFVLENSSREDKHECPFARSSIQLTLILCEILHVGEPCSETAQAFYPMFFGQDHFFEELFCICIQLVNKTWKEMRATQEDFDKVLQVVREQITRTLSLKPTSLELFKTRVNVLNYSEILKLRQTERLHQEETLSVPVLELRERLKPELLELIRQQRLLRLCEGTLFRKISSRRRQDKLWYCRLSPNHKVLHYGDVEEGVHSPPIESLPEKRCPGTCLLHCV from the exons ATGGCGCCGCCCAAGGACGTGGTGAAGATCGCCATCCAGATGGTGGGCGCCATCCCGCAGCTCATTGAGCTTCAGCAG AGAAAGCCCCTGGCCTCCGTGCTCAAGGACATCTGTGACGT GTGGAGCCTACCTAACCCAGAGCACTATGCCCTGCAGTACGCGGATGGGCGCCAGACATATATCACTGAGTCA AATCGTGGGGAGATTAAGAATGGAAGCATTTTATGGCTGACCACCTCTCCG GATCAAGAAGCAGAAAGGTTGTACAGTGGGATCCAGAGCAACAACTTGGATGTCAAGTCTGACTCACTGAAGAGGCTTGCAAGCCTTTCCCAAGATGTTACCTTTGCTCAGGAGTTCATCAGCAGAAATGGcttgaaacagattttctctGTTGTGGAAGAGGGGAATGA TACAGGGGAGATACTAGCTCACACCCTGAAGGCCTTCATGGAGCTGATGGAGCATGATTTTGTTTCCTGGGAGACACTTAGCGCAGCCTTCATCAAAAAG ATAGTGAGTTATGTCAACATGAATGCACTGGATGCCTCTGTCCAGCAGCTCTCCTTGTCAATCTTGGAGAACATGGTACTCAGCAGTCGCCTCCTTTTTGAGCTAGTCAGAAAAGAAGTGACTGTGGATCGTCTTCTTACCCACCTGCAGGT GACAAATACTCAGTTGCAGCTGAAGGCGATGGCCCTGCTCATTGCGCTGCTGCTGGGTGCTACCGATGCTGAGAGACGG GATATGATGGACTACCTGAGGGAGAGGAACATCAGGCAGTTTATCCACAAG AACATCATCCACAGCTCGGAGCCACTGGGGGACGAGATGGCCCATTACCTGTATGTGCTGCAGTCCATCAGCCTCAACCTGCATGAGCGCCGCATGAAGACCCCCATGGATCCCTATTCACAG gAACAGCGGGAGCTCCTCCAGTCACTGCGCCAAACTGCCTTTGAGTCAGAGAGCGAGACGCCCACCAGCAACTTCAGCACTGAGCGCCGGCGCTCCCTGTGTGCCAAGGAATTCCGCAAGCTGGGGTTTGTG AACAACAGCAACCCAGCACAGGACCTGTACCGTGCCCCCCCGGGACTCCTTGCCCTTGACAACATGGTGTATTTCTCCAGGCATACCCCCAATGCCTACAGCAGG TTTGTGCTTGAGAACAGCAGTCGTGAAGACAAACATGAATGCCCATTTGCTCGGAGCAGCATCCAGCTCACCCTGATCCTCTGCGAGATCCTGCACGTGGGAGAGCCAT GCTCGGAGACGGCTCAGGCCTTTTACCCTATGTTCTTCGGGCAGGACCATTTTTTTGAAGAGCTTTTCTGCATCTGCATCCAGCTGGTAAACAAGACCTGGAAAGAGATGCGTGCTACCCAAGAGGACTTTGACAAG GTGCTACAGGTGGTGCGGGAGCAGATCACCAGGACCCTGTCCCTCAAGCCCACCTCCCTGGAGCTATTCAAGACTAGAGTGAATGTGCTGAACTACAGTGAGATCCTGAAGCTGCGGCAGACGGAGCGGCTGCACCAGGAGGAGACGCTGTCTGTGCCTGTGCT AGAGTTGCGTGAGAGGCTGAAGcctgagctgctggagctgaTACGACAGCAGCGTCTGCTGCGTCTCTGTGAGGGCACCCTCTTCCGCAAGATCAGCAGCCGCCGTAGGCAGG ataaGCTGTGGTACTGCCGCCTGTCACCCAACCACAAGGTGCTGCACTATGGGGATGTGGAGGAGGGGGTGCACTCTCCCCCCATTGAGAGCCTGCCAGAAAAAA GATGTCCTGGAACTTGCCTTCTCCATTGTGTATGA
- the ELMO3 gene encoding engulfment and cell motility protein 3 isoform X4: MFFGQDHFFEELFCICIQLVNKTWKEMRATQEDFDKVLQVVREQITRTLSLKPTSLELFKTRVNVLNYSEILKLRQTERLHQEETLSVPVLELRERLKPELLELIRQQRLLRLCEGTLFRKISSRRRQDKLWYCRLSPNHKVLHYGDVEEGVHSPPIESLPEKIPVADMKALLVGKECPHTKEKSSGKQNKDVLELAFSIVYDVEEYCLNFIAPTRYEFCLWTDGLNMLLGKEMTSERTQTDLDVLLSMELKLRLLDLENISIPDTPPPVPKPPSNLNFCYDFSHAEQ; encoded by the exons ATGTTCTTCGGGCAGGACCATTTTTTTGAAGAGCTTTTCTGCATCTGCATCCAGCTGGTAAACAAGACCTGGAAAGAGATGCGTGCTACCCAAGAGGACTTTGACAAG GTGCTACAGGTGGTGCGGGAGCAGATCACCAGGACCCTGTCCCTCAAGCCCACCTCCCTGGAGCTATTCAAGACTAGAGTGAATGTGCTGAACTACAGTGAGATCCTGAAGCTGCGGCAGACGGAGCGGCTGCACCAGGAGGAGACGCTGTCTGTGCCTGTGCT AGAGTTGCGTGAGAGGCTGAAGcctgagctgctggagctgaTACGACAGCAGCGTCTGCTGCGTCTCTGTGAGGGCACCCTCTTCCGCAAGATCAGCAGCCGCCGTAGGCAGG ataaGCTGTGGTACTGCCGCCTGTCACCCAACCACAAGGTGCTGCACTATGGGGATGTGGAGGAGGGGGTGCACTCTCCCCCCATTGAGAGCCTGCCAGAAAAAA TTCCCGTGGCAGACATGAAGGCACTGCTTGTTGGAAAGGAGTGTCCACACACGAAGGAGAAGAGCTCTGGGAAGCAGAACAAG GATGTCCTGGAACTTGCCTTCTCCATTGTGTATGATGTGGAAGAATACTGTCTGAACTTCATTGCCCCCACACGATATGAG TTCTGCCTCTGGACAGATGGGCTGAACATGCTCCTGGGCAAGGAGATGACGAGTGAGCGAACACAGACAGATCTTGATGTCTTGCTGTCGATGGAACTCAAGCTGCGGCTCCTGGACCTGGAGAACATCAGCATCCCTGACACCCCCCCTCCTGTCCCGAAGCCCCCCAGCAACTTAAACTTCTGCTATGACTTCAGCCATGCAGAGCAGTGA
- the ELMO3 gene encoding engulfment and cell motility protein 3 isoform X5: MRATQEDFDKVLQVVREQITRTLSLKPTSLELFKTRVNVLNYSEILKLRQTERLHQEETLSVPVLELRERLKPELLELIRQQRLLRLCEGTLFRKISSRRRQDKLWYCRLSPNHKVLHYGDVEEGVHSPPIESLPEKIPVADMKALLVGKECPHTKEKSSGKQNKDVLELAFSIVYDVEEYCLNFIAPTRYEFCLWTDGLNMLLGKEMTSERTQTDLDVLLSMELKLRLLDLENISIPDTPPPVPKPPSNLNFCYDFSHAEQ; this comes from the exons ATGCGTGCTACCCAAGAGGACTTTGACAAG GTGCTACAGGTGGTGCGGGAGCAGATCACCAGGACCCTGTCCCTCAAGCCCACCTCCCTGGAGCTATTCAAGACTAGAGTGAATGTGCTGAACTACAGTGAGATCCTGAAGCTGCGGCAGACGGAGCGGCTGCACCAGGAGGAGACGCTGTCTGTGCCTGTGCT AGAGTTGCGTGAGAGGCTGAAGcctgagctgctggagctgaTACGACAGCAGCGTCTGCTGCGTCTCTGTGAGGGCACCCTCTTCCGCAAGATCAGCAGCCGCCGTAGGCAGG ataaGCTGTGGTACTGCCGCCTGTCACCCAACCACAAGGTGCTGCACTATGGGGATGTGGAGGAGGGGGTGCACTCTCCCCCCATTGAGAGCCTGCCAGAAAAAA TTCCCGTGGCAGACATGAAGGCACTGCTTGTTGGAAAGGAGTGTCCACACACGAAGGAGAAGAGCTCTGGGAAGCAGAACAAG GATGTCCTGGAACTTGCCTTCTCCATTGTGTATGATGTGGAAGAATACTGTCTGAACTTCATTGCCCCCACACGATATGAG TTCTGCCTCTGGACAGATGGGCTGAACATGCTCCTGGGCAAGGAGATGACGAGTGAGCGAACACAGACAGATCTTGATGTCTTGCTGTCGATGGAACTCAAGCTGCGGCTCCTGGACCTGGAGAACATCAGCATCCCTGACACCCCCCCTCCTGTCCCGAAGCCCCCCAGCAACTTAAACTTCTGCTATGACTTCAGCCATGCAGAGCAGTGA